The following are from one region of the Azospirillum sp. B510 genome:
- a CDS encoding response regulator yields MHTIAVVDDDPITRETLKAYLEGEGYRVMLARDGDQLSALLARGRIDLLLLDIRLPGKDGLAVTRELRATSNIGIILITGRSDRMDRLIGLELGADDYITKPFEPREILARTRSLLRRIAKPTRPAGGRVKRFDGWELHLDKRRLRDPGGEDARLTSAEFELLAAFVEHPGRVLSRDDLLDLTLRGDSVPYDRSIDRLVRRLRRVVEHDPADPSRIVTVHGMGYMFQAAVD; encoded by the coding sequence ATGCACACCATCGCGGTGGTCGACGACGATCCCATCACCCGCGAGACCCTGAAGGCCTATCTGGAAGGGGAAGGCTATCGGGTGATGCTTGCGCGCGACGGCGATCAGCTGTCGGCGCTGCTGGCGCGCGGACGGATCGACCTGCTGCTTTTGGACATCCGCTTGCCCGGCAAGGATGGTCTGGCGGTAACGCGGGAGTTGCGGGCGACCTCCAACATCGGGATCATCCTGATCACCGGGCGCTCCGACCGGATGGACCGGCTGATCGGGCTGGAGCTGGGGGCCGACGACTACATCACCAAGCCGTTCGAGCCGCGCGAGATCCTGGCCCGCACCCGCAGCCTGCTGCGCCGCATCGCCAAGCCGACCCGGCCGGCGGGCGGGCGGGTGAAGCGGTTCGACGGGTGGGAGCTGCATCTGGACAAGCGGCGCCTGCGCGATCCCGGCGGGGAGGATGCGCGGCTGACCTCGGCCGAATTCGAACTGCTCGCCGCCTTCGTCGAGCATCCCGGACGGGTGCTGAGCCGGGACGATCTGCTCGACCTGACGCTGCGTGGCGACTCCGTGCCCTATGACCGCTCCATCGACCGGCTGGTCCGCCGGCTGCGGCGGGTGGTGGAGCACGATCCGGCCGACCCCAGCCGGATCGTCACCGTCCATGGCATGGGCTACATGTTCCAGGCTGCGGTGGATTGA